aactaATGCCCACCAGAGTATGAAAAATGGCTCAAGACCCAGCCCTGACCTCCAAGAAGGATCACAGTTTCCCTCAAGGTCAGGGAGTCAGTCAGTTAGCTCTGGGCTTCACATATGGGCCCAGATAAATCCCCTGAGCCACAGGCAAGAAGATGCTGCTCCTAGGAGAGGGCCCAATGGGGCCACTGTTCCAGCTGGCTAACACCCTTGGCTTGGCCCCAAGGTGCATCCCAGGAGCTGGGCAGCTATGCCACTGGGTCCCCCTGGGCTAGGTTGCTCAGGACTCAGTCCCCCATCACAGCATGTCCCTGGGGTGGGTGGTCAGCAACACTTCCAGAggccccttttttttttccaggggaTGTCAAGCAGAGCCGACAGCGCCCCCTCCCACTGGGGCTTCGCCCCTTGCCAGGGCTACTCACCACCATGTGATCTTGAACTCATAGATGGGCCTCTTGCAGTAATAGTGGTTGACCAGGTGCTTGTCGCAGACCCCAATACACTGGTAATCCACCGTGAGGCCCTGGGCAGAGAGGTCCGTGACCAAACAGTGCAGCAGGTCATAGACATCCGCCACAGCCTCCCAGGGCCCGAAGGACACATCCACTTCACAGTGGTGTTCAAAGAAGGGGCTGTCGCTCTCACTGCGCTCAAAACGCAAGGAGTTGAAGAGGGGACACTCGTAGGGTGTGATGGGCATCTCCTCTTTGAAGACACAGACCTTCAGCTTGGCAAAGCGGGCCTTGCGCTGGACAGCCCGCAGCTGTGAGATCTCTACGATCCGCTCCAAGTGGTCTTTGGGGACAGAAAAGAGCAGCTGTCTCAGGGAAAGGGAGCAGTGGAAGGGAAGGGGCCTGGACGGGGGTGGCAGAACATGGGGAAAAGACTGCCCTGGGCTAGGAGAGAGGAGTGAAGGGGCCATCTGTGGTGACAGAATCTTAAATCCAGAGCCACAGGGGGTCctagaggccattgagtccaacccccaccctttatttaatttattattattattttttaaccctgactttctgtgttagtaacaactctaagatagaagggcaaaggctaggcaaacagggttatgacttgcccagggtta
The window above is part of the Gracilinanus agilis isolate LMUSP501 chromosome 4, AgileGrace, whole genome shotgun sequence genome. Proteins encoded here:
- the KCTD7 gene encoding BTB/POZ domain-containing protein KCTD7; translation: MTRLDPRALPMPRSAFSETGGDRERAGPGAGPASPPVPSDSQILDVLNFLRSGDLPPRDRVRAVYKEAQYYAIGPLLEQLENVQPLKGEKVRQAFLGLMPYYKDHLERIVEISQLRAVQRKARFAKLKVCVFKEEMPITPYECPLFNSLRFERSESDSPFFEHHCEVDVSFGPWEAVADVYDLLHCLVTDLSAQGLTVDYQCIGVCDKHLVNHYYCKRPIYEFKITWW